A genomic region of Litoribrevibacter albus contains the following coding sequences:
- a CDS encoding NAD(P)-dependent oxidoreductase encodes MTTLVLGANGQTGRLVVEALLQKDISVIAVVRSKDSLPVELLSHALLHVVEVSVTELNTSEIGYLVKEATSVISCLGHNVSWQGMYGEPRRLVKDSVERVCREIQTLEPNGVRKFVLMNSTGCRNTDLNEQISIAQKAIVTLLRLLLPPHADNEAAANFLRKQVGQDNPNIEWVVVRPDGLIDEHRVSGYELHPSPIRSAIFDPGKTSRINVADFMVSLVTDENLWQSWKGQAPVIYNVND; translated from the coding sequence ATGACAACGTTAGTATTAGGAGCCAATGGACAGACCGGACGTTTAGTTGTCGAAGCGTTACTGCAAAAAGATATCAGTGTTATTGCAGTCGTTCGATCAAAAGATTCCTTACCTGTAGAGCTATTGTCTCATGCCTTACTGCATGTGGTTGAGGTGAGTGTCACCGAATTAAATACCTCTGAGATTGGCTATTTAGTGAAAGAAGCAACCTCTGTGATCAGCTGTTTAGGCCATAACGTCAGCTGGCAAGGCATGTACGGTGAGCCTCGGCGCTTGGTGAAAGACAGTGTTGAACGTGTCTGTCGTGAGATTCAGACTCTGGAACCCAATGGCGTTCGTAAGTTTGTGTTGATGAATTCCACGGGATGTCGCAACACGGATTTGAATGAGCAGATTTCTATAGCACAGAAAGCGATAGTTACTCTTCTAAGGCTACTTCTGCCTCCGCATGCGGATAATGAAGCAGCGGCAAACTTTCTTCGAAAGCAGGTAGGCCAGGACAACCCGAATATTGAGTGGGTCGTTGTCAGACCGGATGGGTTAATTGATGAGCATCGGGTCTCGGGTTATGAACTTCACCCTTCACCCATACGCAGCGCGATATTTGATCCGGGTAAAACCAGCAGAATTAATGTCGCGGATTTTATGGTGTCGCTGGTGACGGATGAAAATCTTTGGCAATCCTGGAAGGGGCAAGCCCCGGTTATTTACAACGTGAATGACTGA
- a CDS encoding AraC family transcriptional regulator, with product MKQHKTVYSYWLKETLQVLSCLGLDIDELTSDLPGLRTDSPQTSSWIEVGVARTLWHNAFRASQDRSIGFKVGSQLSIRAFNVLAPVLSHSPSRLEAVQNAMRYQQLLSQSGQFRQVMSKGIIQARYQPAPSHVPLHYSQVDSVMAGFVKALRLFISEDIELQCVRIPGPERDDIRLYEDFYRCPVLYSDPPPGNQISSSSSQPHSFDSSVFASIELSSSFLNESVTGADQTLYRINKALAEDRLSRLLDVEQLHASVAEAVADLGYARADIQAVASALELSVRTLQRKLSQTGTGFRGIQEQVILKETTRLLEASEASIHEIALLMGYTELSSFSRAIKALAGQSPRALRLNPA from the coding sequence ATGAAGCAGCATAAAACCGTTTACTCCTATTGGCTAAAAGAAACCCTCCAGGTACTGTCTTGTCTGGGGTTAGACATTGATGAACTAACCTCGGACTTACCTGGTTTACGGACAGACAGCCCACAAACCAGCAGTTGGATTGAAGTCGGCGTTGCCCGAACCCTCTGGCATAATGCGTTTCGTGCAAGTCAGGATCGATCTATTGGCTTCAAAGTAGGAAGTCAGTTGTCGATTCGTGCCTTCAACGTATTGGCTCCGGTGTTGAGTCACAGCCCTTCGAGATTAGAAGCGGTCCAAAATGCTATGCGTTATCAGCAATTATTGTCGCAAAGTGGCCAGTTCAGGCAGGTAATGTCTAAAGGTATAATCCAGGCCCGATACCAGCCTGCACCCTCACATGTGCCGCTGCATTATTCTCAGGTCGATTCTGTGATGGCCGGGTTTGTTAAGGCGTTACGTTTGTTTATTAGCGAAGATATCGAATTACAGTGTGTTCGTATTCCGGGGCCGGAACGTGACGATATTAGGCTGTATGAAGATTTTTATCGATGTCCTGTTCTTTATAGTGATCCTCCTCCTGGAAATCAGATTTCTTCGAGCAGCAGTCAACCACATTCCTTTGATAGCAGCGTGTTTGCCAGCATTGAACTATCGAGTTCGTTTTTGAATGAATCGGTTACCGGTGCTGATCAAACCCTCTATCGCATCAATAAAGCATTGGCGGAAGATCGGTTATCTCGTTTACTGGATGTCGAACAACTTCATGCCAGTGTCGCAGAAGCCGTGGCTGATCTGGGGTATGCCCGTGCTGATATACAAGCGGTGGCTTCTGCACTGGAATTATCCGTCAGAACATTGCAGCGAAAGCTGAGTCAAACCGGAACCGGCTTTAGAGGCATACAAGAGCAAGTGATTCTCAAAGAAACGACCCGGTTGTTGGAGGCGTCTGAGGCGAGTATTCATGAGATCGCACTGCTCATGGGGTACACCGAGCTCAGTTCGTTTTCAAGAGCCATAAAAGCGCTTGCCGGCCAATCACCAAGGGCGTTGAGACTGAACCCGGCGTAA
- a CDS encoding AraC family transcriptional regulator yields the protein MQNEASTHTTLATWALAVERALQTEGADTVEIFKKANIDRNTLLETDARIPVSTMWQLWRAAVEITGNDAIGIRVAETLFPTHLNALMFAMQASETIQDCIERLSRYAKVVSTIGSIDVDYAEDVVCIRMISSIEPDRPYQPIDALLAVVVKVIRDILEPVDQNRILTIRLCRPTPEKLETFQRFFKCPIEFSASANEIILDKEILTARLASANSEMARVNDELLNDYLKRLNNESTSLKVRKQILKLMGSEHLNQEFIASRLNMSVRNLHRKLSDEGQNFKELLDSTRKELALRYLKMSNISIGELTFSLGFVDQSSFSRAFKRWTGKTPSQFRKQPTEK from the coding sequence ATGCAGAATGAAGCCTCTACTCATACAACTCTAGCCACCTGGGCGCTGGCCGTCGAACGAGCGCTCCAGACCGAAGGGGCTGATACGGTAGAGATTTTCAAGAAGGCAAACATAGATCGAAATACGTTGCTGGAAACCGATGCAAGAATACCTGTTAGCACCATGTGGCAACTGTGGCGTGCAGCGGTAGAAATCACTGGAAACGATGCCATTGGCATCCGGGTCGCAGAAACCTTATTCCCGACCCACCTCAATGCCCTGATGTTTGCCATGCAGGCCAGCGAAACCATTCAGGACTGCATTGAACGCCTTTCTCGATACGCAAAGGTGGTTTCCACCATTGGCTCCATTGATGTGGATTATGCCGAAGATGTGGTGTGCATCAGAATGATCTCCAGTATTGAACCTGATCGCCCTTATCAGCCCATCGATGCACTGTTGGCCGTCGTAGTGAAAGTCATTCGCGACATCCTGGAACCGGTTGACCAGAACCGTATTCTGACGATTCGTCTGTGCCGCCCAACACCGGAGAAACTGGAGACCTTCCAACGATTTTTTAAATGCCCTATAGAATTTTCAGCTAGCGCCAATGAAATCATTTTGGACAAGGAAATTCTGACCGCTCGCCTGGCCAGTGCCAACTCGGAAATGGCTCGGGTTAACGATGAACTATTGAATGATTACCTCAAACGCTTAAACAACGAAAGTACAAGCCTCAAGGTACGAAAACAAATTTTGAAACTCATGGGCAGTGAGCATTTGAATCAGGAGTTCATTGCCAGCCGTTTGAATATGAGTGTCCGTAATCTTCATCGAAAGCTCTCCGATGAAGGCCAAAACTTTAAAGAGTTGTTAGACAGCACACGAAAAGAACTAGCCCTCCGTTATCTCAAAATGAGCAACATCAGCATTGGTGAACTGACCTTCTCGCTTGGCTTTGTTGATCAGAGCAGTTTTAGCCGCGCATTTAAGCGCTGGACCGGAAAAACGCCAAGCCAATTCAGGAAACAACCGACAGAAAAATAA
- a CDS encoding substrate-binding periplasmic protein produces MDDIINTVQDAQTHRNVTTSKKRLVTPSLFSVPFPFLTRFLFITSLLISSFSWSNGWSNNCTSLSVAGSDQWIPFAYADSQKPDHPIGIAFDVVRLLTEDLGLELTFQARQPWKRIEQKMNTGHVDILAGNYWNEERAQKWAITDAISKDEVRVFVHRQNEFPFHELKDLKDRHGLIPSGVSFGQAFDHYKSLLNIKEVKTHSQMMAMLSLQRTDYIVLPYFNTQRKIHALGYQDKIVALPTPLDVNNVHLSLSKQSPCYSTELLQRFNESIRRLKQAGSIQKIEANYLNSSAEAKIPLES; encoded by the coding sequence ATGGACGATATTATTAACACAGTGCAAGACGCACAAACTCACAGAAACGTAACGACCTCCAAGAAGCGGCTCGTCACCCCGTCTCTGTTTTCAGTGCCCTTTCCTTTTCTCACACGATTTCTATTTATCACGTCATTGCTCATCTCCTCTTTTAGTTGGTCAAATGGCTGGTCCAATAACTGTACATCGCTTAGCGTCGCCGGTTCTGATCAGTGGATACCGTTTGCCTATGCAGATAGCCAAAAGCCCGACCACCCAATTGGGATTGCGTTTGATGTGGTTCGTCTGCTTACGGAAGATTTAGGTCTGGAGCTCACTTTTCAGGCCCGCCAGCCCTGGAAACGCATTGAACAGAAAATGAATACCGGCCACGTGGACATTTTGGCAGGCAACTACTGGAACGAAGAAAGAGCTCAGAAGTGGGCAATAACAGATGCTATTTCAAAAGACGAGGTTCGGGTATTCGTGCATCGTCAAAACGAATTCCCGTTTCATGAACTCAAAGACCTTAAAGACCGTCATGGTCTGATTCCCAGCGGCGTGAGCTTTGGTCAGGCATTTGATCATTACAAAAGCTTGCTGAATATTAAGGAAGTCAAAACCCACTCACAAATGATGGCCATGCTGAGTCTGCAACGTACGGATTACATCGTCCTACCCTATTTCAACACACAACGAAAAATTCATGCTCTGGGTTATCAAGATAAAATCGTAGCACTCCCAACACCTTTGGACGTCAATAATGTCCATCTGTCCCTGTCGAAACAGTCGCCATGCTACTCCACCGAGTTGCTTCAACGATTTAATGAATCAATCCGGCGCTTGAAACAGGCGGGGTCGATACAAAAGATTGAAGCAAACTATCTCAATTCCTCCGCCGAAGCCAAGATCCCGCTAGAAAGCTAA
- a CDS encoding AraC family transcriptional regulator: MPQTADSISVIATNSRYIQRINNALDYLSQHYKRDVSLDELAERACFSKFHFHRVFKGVVGENVYEYLSRIRLERAAKALIYQPDQAIGDIALDHGFSSAAAFARRFKEHFGVSATRWRAQGVLGYLEGRNEKSKNRKVDSNEREAVSNLWKAQAVPHLYIDSSTNLPSWRIQMTHRNDVRVEVKHLPATPIAYIRHIGPFKGETQIWANLFNKLMTWGAARSVVSCPGTRFYTVFRDDLTLTDFQKFAADACISVPESTKSSGDITVSEIKAGQYAVAEFEVSDDEFEAAWDFMYREWLPDSGFQPDDRPCFERYLNDAKLHPEKKHIIEVCIPVRPI; this comes from the coding sequence ATGCCTCAAACAGCCGACTCTATCAGCGTAATAGCAACTAACTCTCGGTATATACAACGCATTAATAATGCATTGGATTACTTATCCCAACACTACAAGAGAGATGTAAGTCTTGATGAGTTGGCTGAAAGAGCCTGTTTTTCAAAGTTTCATTTTCATCGGGTGTTTAAAGGCGTTGTCGGTGAAAATGTCTATGAGTACCTTTCCCGAATCCGCTTGGAACGGGCCGCAAAAGCCTTGATATATCAGCCTGATCAGGCGATTGGCGATATCGCTTTGGATCACGGTTTCTCCAGTGCCGCAGCGTTTGCCCGGCGATTTAAAGAGCACTTTGGTGTCAGTGCTACCCGTTGGCGAGCGCAGGGAGTATTGGGCTATTTAGAAGGCCGAAATGAGAAGAGCAAAAATCGTAAAGTGGACAGCAATGAGCGTGAAGCGGTAAGCAACCTCTGGAAAGCTCAGGCTGTACCGCACTTGTATATTGATTCTTCAACAAACTTACCCAGTTGGAGAATTCAAATGACGCATCGAAATGATGTTCGAGTAGAGGTTAAACACCTGCCTGCCACCCCAATTGCCTATATCCGTCATATTGGTCCATTCAAGGGTGAAACCCAGATTTGGGCCAACCTGTTTAATAAGTTAATGACCTGGGGCGCGGCCAGAAGTGTGGTGTCTTGTCCTGGAACCCGGTTTTACACCGTGTTTCGTGATGATTTGACGCTGACGGATTTCCAGAAATTTGCAGCAGATGCCTGTATTTCTGTTCCTGAGAGTACGAAAAGTAGCGGGGATATTACGGTGTCTGAGATTAAGGCTGGCCAATATGCGGTGGCTGAATTTGAGGTGTCTGATGATGAGTTCGAAGCCGCCTGGGATTTCATGTATCGCGAATGGTTACCTGATAGTGGTTTTCAGCCGGATGATCGGCCGTGTTTCGAACGCTATCTGAATGATGCCAAGCTCCACCCGGAAAAGAAGCACATTATTGAAGTGTGTATTCCTGTGCGGCCGATTTAA
- a CDS encoding DUF1329 domain-containing protein encodes MNKIFNVSSAIRMGALSCLLFSSHGMASVSEGDAAKLGQELTPIGAEKAGNSEGTIPVWEPVSDGGIHQQTSNGPGNPFKDDAVLFTIDQSNLDTYREFLSPGQIAMLTKYPTFKMKVYPSRRSSGYPTDIYDATRKNATTISLNPEGTGLVGDYIQGVPFPVPTDAKEVLWNHFTRYRGGLVERVIHRMAPQTNGDFVASEIWQKIAFNSHLEDGSAEDNILYYFVGKTLAPARNAGSITLVHETMDQVKEPRKAWIYNAGQRRVRRAPQVAYDSPQNNGEGQATSDNMDMYNGAPDRYDWKLLGKKELYIPYNNYQLHDKSLKYDEIIKPSHINSDFVRYELHRVWVVEGTLKEGSRHIYNKRTFFIDEDTWQISVADHYDQRDELWRLSEAYHFNFNNESTNQIVPWYTAEAVYDLMSGRYLVNGLSNEVEDDFKFGGKEKQSNFKPSALRRMGGKL; translated from the coding sequence ATGAATAAGATATTTAATGTGTCGTCTGCTATTCGAATGGGCGCATTGTCCTGCCTGTTATTTTCGAGTCATGGGATGGCTTCGGTGTCAGAAGGTGATGCCGCAAAACTTGGGCAAGAGTTAACGCCCATCGGGGCTGAGAAAGCAGGGAATTCGGAAGGCACGATTCCGGTTTGGGAACCTGTATCGGATGGTGGCATTCATCAGCAAACAAGTAACGGACCCGGTAATCCATTCAAGGACGATGCGGTGTTGTTCACCATCGACCAGTCTAACCTGGACACTTATCGTGAGTTCTTGTCACCAGGCCAGATCGCGATGTTGACTAAGTACCCGACGTTCAAGATGAAGGTGTATCCATCCCGACGTTCTTCTGGCTACCCGACGGATATTTATGACGCGACGCGAAAGAACGCGACAACGATCAGCCTGAATCCAGAAGGTACTGGGCTGGTGGGTGATTATATTCAGGGGGTGCCATTTCCTGTTCCGACGGATGCCAAAGAGGTGTTGTGGAATCATTTCACCCGATATCGTGGTGGTCTTGTTGAACGTGTGATTCACCGGATGGCGCCTCAAACCAATGGCGACTTTGTAGCCTCTGAAATTTGGCAAAAAATAGCGTTTAACAGCCATTTAGAAGATGGCTCTGCCGAAGATAATATTCTCTATTATTTTGTCGGTAAGACACTGGCTCCGGCTCGTAATGCAGGTTCTATCACCCTGGTTCATGAAACGATGGATCAGGTGAAAGAACCTCGTAAAGCCTGGATCTATAACGCAGGTCAGCGCCGTGTTCGTCGGGCACCACAAGTGGCTTATGATTCGCCTCAAAACAACGGCGAAGGGCAGGCAACGTCTGACAATATGGACATGTACAATGGCGCTCCAGATCGATATGACTGGAAACTCCTTGGCAAGAAAGAGCTGTATATTCCTTACAACAACTATCAGCTTCATGATAAGTCGCTCAAGTATGACGAGATCATTAAACCGAGCCATATCAACAGTGATTTCGTTCGTTACGAGCTGCATCGTGTTTGGGTCGTAGAAGGCACACTGAAAGAAGGCAGCCGACACATCTACAATAAGCGGACTTTCTTTATTGACGAAGATACCTGGCAAATCTCGGTGGCTGATCACTATGATCAACGCGATGAGCTCTGGCGTCTGTCTGAAGCCTATCACTTCAACTTCAATAACGAATCAACGAATCAAATCGTACCTTGGTATACGGCAGAAGCGGTTTATGACCTGATGTCGGGACGTTATTTGGTCAATGGCCTGAGTAATGAAGTCGAAGATGACTTCAAGTTTGGTGGCAAGGAGAAACAATCCAATTTCAAACCATCAGCCCTTAGACGCATGGGGGGCAAACTTTAG
- a CDS encoding DUF1302 domain-containing protein: MKYSSCHGMRRSLLAAAISTVALPAMTHAMSFELADGEVSGQLNTSLSFGVSYSTEEPDKKLTPTAYGGSAAGINGNDGRQNFEKGDVISRIFKGTSELSLNYQNFGTVVGVKYWYDDALENGEGHFKEFDDSGFDDLAKFSGIELMDAYVWGEFEIAERPLDVRVGRQVLSWGESTFIQGGINVINPVDVNAITRPGVEIKEALLPVNMVSLSMGLTDNISASAFYQLEWQGTVLPGCGTFFATSDSIQPGCGPLYAVSGLTEEQQENMSLVNPALPDSANMVLPRLSDDEPSDSGQWGVALNYFAEWLNDTEFGLYMINYHSRLPYVSAQTADYDDRPGNGFFLNGVSNNPAYGDASIPMVKGPEYRAMFPENIRLYGVSFNTSGPFGMSIAGELSYRPDMPIAINGQDFLYATGFLDVASPIVGELFDLDITQPGSGPILARNAGLYDQRVDGYREKPVTQFQTTLIHTLNDLLGASKMTVIGELGVIHVGDLEDEKEIKYGRSAVYGSGIEGIAVACKNPDIEKSYCSLNGFTTEWSYGYRLKSMLDYNNVFYGVNVSPGLAFRHDVKGYSYAPGPQFVEGRQAVTAMVNFDYLGTYGAGVSYTNYYGGDFNTQKDRDFVSMTVSAKF; this comes from the coding sequence ATGAAATACTCCAGTTGTCATGGTATGAGACGATCGCTTCTGGCGGCAGCGATAAGTACCGTAGCATTGCCCGCGATGACACATGCCATGAGCTTTGAATTGGCGGATGGTGAAGTCAGTGGTCAACTCAATACTTCCTTGTCCTTTGGCGTGAGCTACAGTACCGAGGAGCCGGATAAGAAGCTCACACCGACTGCCTACGGTGGATCGGCTGCCGGCATTAATGGCAATGACGGTCGACAAAACTTTGAAAAAGGTGATGTGATTTCGCGCATCTTCAAGGGCACCAGTGAGCTGAGTTTGAATTATCAAAACTTTGGTACGGTAGTCGGCGTTAAATATTGGTACGACGATGCATTAGAAAACGGAGAGGGGCATTTTAAAGAATTTGATGATTCGGGCTTTGATGACTTGGCCAAGTTCTCGGGAATCGAATTGATGGATGCCTATGTCTGGGGAGAATTTGAAATTGCGGAGCGACCTCTGGACGTTCGTGTTGGCCGACAAGTACTGAGCTGGGGGGAAAGTACTTTCATTCAGGGCGGCATCAATGTCATTAACCCGGTGGATGTTAACGCGATTACCCGACCGGGTGTGGAGATCAAAGAAGCCTTGCTGCCCGTCAATATGGTCAGTTTGTCGATGGGATTAACTGACAATATCTCTGCTTCAGCTTTCTACCAATTGGAATGGCAAGGCACTGTGTTGCCCGGGTGTGGAACCTTCTTCGCAACCTCTGATTCCATTCAGCCGGGGTGTGGCCCTTTGTATGCGGTATCCGGTTTAACCGAAGAACAGCAGGAAAATATGTCGTTGGTAAATCCTGCGCTACCTGATTCGGCCAACATGGTGTTACCGCGCTTGTCTGATGATGAACCATCGGACAGTGGGCAATGGGGTGTTGCCTTGAACTACTTTGCGGAGTGGTTGAATGACACCGAGTTCGGCCTGTACATGATCAACTACCACAGCCGTTTACCTTATGTCTCTGCACAAACCGCTGACTATGATGATCGTCCGGGGAATGGTTTCTTCCTGAACGGAGTATCCAATAACCCTGCCTATGGCGATGCCAGCATTCCTATGGTGAAAGGCCCTGAATACAGAGCCATGTTCCCGGAAAACATTCGCTTATATGGGGTGAGCTTCAACACCAGTGGGCCGTTTGGAATGTCCATTGCCGGTGAGTTGAGTTATCGCCCGGACATGCCAATTGCCATTAATGGTCAGGACTTTTTATACGCCACCGGCTTCCTTGATGTTGCCTCTCCTATTGTTGGAGAGCTGTTTGATTTAGACATTACCCAACCGGGGAGTGGGCCAATTCTGGCTCGTAATGCCGGTTTGTACGATCAGCGCGTTGATGGTTATCGTGAAAAACCGGTGACACAGTTCCAAACCACCTTAATTCACACTCTTAATGATCTTCTTGGCGCAAGCAAGATGACGGTGATCGGTGAGCTGGGAGTGATTCATGTGGGTGATCTGGAAGACGAGAAAGAGATCAAATATGGGCGCTCAGCGGTTTATGGCTCAGGGATTGAAGGGATTGCCGTGGCCTGTAAGAACCCGGACATTGAGAAAAGTTATTGCAGCCTGAATGGCTTTACCACCGAGTGGTCCTATGGCTACCGCTTAAAATCAATGCTGGATTACAACAATGTTTTTTACGGTGTAAACGTCAGCCCGGGCCTGGCATTCCGTCATGACGTAAAAGGGTATTCCTATGCGCCTGGCCCTCAATTCGTGGAAGGTCGGCAAGCTGTCACGGCAATGGTGAACTTTGATTATCTGGGAACCTACGGCGCCGGTGTGAGTTACACCAACTATTACGGCGGTGATTTTAATACCCAGAAAGATCGTGACTTTGTTTCTATGACAGTGAGTGCAAAATTCTAA
- a CDS encoding TetR/AcrR family transcriptional regulator, translated as MRSLSYLEDRMTTQQVKPHSKTEAKKRQIIEKSLVCFVEHGVSGTTIEMLRDATGTSVGSLYHHFGNKEAIASAVFIEGMKDFGTLALTYLSDLESKELPLLEKAEQAIKVMVYANVDWISKNPDWARFVFQHRRIVSQGKGGDVLKNDTTSFYRKLIEFKAPLVEAGLLKDLPIELYGSFISGPVHDYARHYLAGRNAVPLTEFREVFANGAWDALRAG; from the coding sequence ATGCGTTCGCTAAGCTATTTGGAAGATCGGATGACAACACAACAAGTAAAGCCTCACTCGAAAACGGAGGCAAAGAAACGCCAAATCATTGAGAAATCCTTGGTCTGTTTTGTTGAGCATGGGGTGTCTGGAACCACCATTGAAATGCTGCGTGATGCAACGGGCACAAGTGTAGGCAGTTTGTATCACCATTTTGGCAACAAAGAGGCCATTGCCAGTGCTGTGTTTATTGAAGGCATGAAGGACTTCGGTACACTTGCATTAACGTATCTTTCGGATTTGGAGTCCAAAGAGTTACCTCTTTTGGAAAAAGCAGAACAAGCCATCAAAGTGATGGTGTATGCCAATGTGGATTGGATCTCTAAAAACCCGGATTGGGCGCGCTTTGTATTTCAACATCGTCGTATTGTCAGTCAGGGGAAAGGGGGAGATGTTCTTAAAAATGACACAACTTCCTTCTACCGAAAGCTGATTGAATTTAAAGCACCGCTTGTGGAAGCGGGTCTTCTCAAAGACTTACCGATTGAACTTTATGGCTCATTTATTTCTGGCCCCGTGCATGACTACGCACGCCATTACTTGGCTGGGCGGAACGCTGTTCCGTTAACTGAGTTCAGAGAGGTGTTTGCCAATGGCGCCTGGGATGCATTGAGGGCCGGTTAG
- a CDS encoding hotdog fold domain-containing protein, translating to MNTKKIYDQLTQLPFGHYLFSKAVCFAAPYFSSINPRVQKLEAGRCIITMKKRRRVTNHLNTVHAIAMCNMAELAGGMMTDASIPKGARWIPAGMEVKYKKKAKTDLTAVADGSNIDWSKEGTIRVPVSILDTQGNEVFSADIDMNVKHA from the coding sequence ATGAATACGAAGAAAATCTACGACCAGTTAACTCAACTTCCTTTTGGGCATTATCTCTTCAGTAAAGCCGTCTGTTTTGCAGCCCCCTATTTCTCATCCATCAACCCCAGAGTTCAAAAACTGGAAGCAGGCCGCTGCATTATTACGATGAAAAAACGCAGACGCGTCACTAACCATCTCAACACAGTCCATGCTATTGCGATGTGCAACATGGCTGAATTAGCCGGTGGAATGATGACGGACGCCTCGATTCCCAAGGGTGCTCGCTGGATTCCAGCCGGGATGGAAGTGAAATATAAGAAGAAGGCTAAAACCGATTTAACCGCAGTTGCAGACGGCTCTAATATCGATTGGAGTAAAGAAGGTACGATTCGCGTTCCTGTCTCAATTCTGGATACTCAGGGTAATGAGGTGTTTTCGGCGGACATTGATATGAACGTGAAGCACGCGTAA